From Drosophila yakuba strain Tai18E2 chromosome 2L, Prin_Dyak_Tai18E2_2.1, whole genome shotgun sequence, one genomic window encodes:
- the LOC6527798 gene encoding pneumococcal serine-rich repeat protein isoform X4 has translation MEVATTNNHSQSHHHHNHHHHLQPTAAVGGAGGSRSPFQREVREWQRIDPNTGALFSGRLEADRWINGPLNSYGKISDSQNISQPNGTQHTQRKQLEVLKARTANGAMQVIRTQTVQKSSSSWSSSTSTTTTSTTHHHHNHRTSQSNGHDPPPKSTILLSPISSQGVDICELSDDCSLSGSDAGIVHTPSASTSAATSASASASASALSQELIDDHVDFVVINGEASDKEDAADEPLHKGCHNLLPDTAPSLKLSNLMKSSSSISSQSSNNSNLTTAAQAASNTHRSAGKISLHAIVGPESSSSSSSPASSAVWAKQADLYGQLPSGVGGSGGAGGAGGADVAVAPPTQRRDLESFRHYNDDDGDDDDLRLTARHQRRQQVSQSVYAPPLPSIGSTLLQRSRSISTDDLSNDWEREDPAEQPVGEWRRVSKLRRSFQSQDHYKTPASSVRPRPLDLPSNSVSVARLRAELENGRRLHTAMRNNHVDLAALDNILNTPSTKSTVAKRNTFLTAESLQEIRGKLKKLSDESLYKEDFLAYHQKKPVVVREISVEKIDPTPPTQSTLSAFRPVHNTHSLESRQRQKDTSSSEWHLRRKSYGFEKMSPPEDKSIFRVDASTDSGLGRSGEQLGNWSPTERERERNEKNAAAAQQQNGVGTIVHFGRSGKPHIPSSSPTEGELSKRHSIAVEETWRDVRKTSQVHVNGGTAVASTSSSHTTTTSSHLGKGSAQKRVEFCKTEVHFAAESGRVNIVETDGKPPPTQNFRRRRRSNTTTTTTTSGPLQSLVKSASVVGGGGSSSTSSSSTPSSEVTHFGDDSQRRKTIATSTVAYRATLMDPPEVVSQPISNSSSSSQVTVTTVAKPVHEPRYSLMESTSRNSYTSTSGVDTTDNETDELSNIRGILKNKPVKPKPYHLGENIESADVLWSVPAMKADRESPSARDSGITSDSPISPKSVAERIRIVEQRQQQQQSSPAGNGYSTKINVSLGSEDWAAESDLPKSNVMNIALHAPQIEKPKATPPTLRIGQLIPVAKPRTLFIQPQIQAQTIMDNADESGSESLKIVKEARGARKLREHELSYFGVQQKQQQQTKLSTTTTTNPRRTLPSRSKVSHNDELKANTTTTTKWQLLNDRPDLLRHSSPQHNDNDYNHDDDDDLDEDEEHCYENIATELTTTFRVKSPVHSPERSRSPGSYERKADLQRDAQILSEMTRNADQTLKALSDEAAIKDQRRRSCSLQRRSAKPLETIDEKVKVYPQSMGVARGTFASEARRNSRQSTPSPTRARSSSQSSIECCPRDRSRSSSRESMTHGGGSSDDQVATKQRAERLRLRTPKREKSRHEPIEVRVHRTSSKPRSSSSATGAGSSSLESKRSSHHSRHSREVDQSAESKTSSSSRLIRSSRVADESRSRPSSHRDREKERDRERSRGSEKHRDELTRSRGHSSRSRHSEHPSSGTRESSRPSKTRSSRSSHDSATIHKKSTTSTTASSKASKTTAHKPSASASASTTTAPPTHHHELTYVYVTNLAPTETSEESPGQHSAEYAAEPAKEADYASIDEVESVTKAPQPPQPPQPPPRSKRKRSLIPVPVNPPASYEYRTKLQMIPPSYSNQSTLRCRSVARKKPALKATQSTSSSFAFLPYLPAKRNSSVSHVYDNYLLYATSEELGKADKADKLRPYQNNLSNEHAQLFGASAAGALPREGRGRLGGWPKRLKMRQVRSSVSTHQPFGICTCS, from the exons ATGGAAGTGGCCACAACAAACAATCACAGTCAGAGCCATCATCATCacaatcatcatcatcatctgcaGCCGACGGCGGCTGTCGGAGGAGCGGGGGGCTCCCGGTCCCCCTTCCAGAGGGAGGTGCGTGAATGGCAACGCATCGATCCCAATACCGGAGCCCTTTTCAGCGGACGCTTGGAGGCAGACCGCTGGATAAACGGACCGCTGAACAGCTACGGCAAG ATATCCGACTCCCAAAACATCTCACAGCCGAATGGCACACAGCACACGCAGCGCAAACAGTTGGAGGTGCTGAAGGCCCGCACCGCCAACGGCGCCATGCAGGTGATCCGCACCCAGACGGTGCAAAAGAGCTCGTCCTCGTGGTCCTCCTCCacatccaccaccaccacatccaccacccaccaccaccacaaccaccgcACGAGTCAGAGTAATGGCCACGATCCACCTCCAAAGTCCACTATCCTCCTATCCCCCATCAGCAGCCAGGGTGTTGACATCTGCGAGCTTAGCGACGATTGCAGTCTCAGTGGCAGCGATGCTGGCATTGTTCATACtccatccgcatccacatccgcgGCCACATCCGCCTCTGCCTCCGCGTCCGCATCCGCACTCAGCCAGGAGCTAATCGACGATCATGTTGATTTTGTTGTGATTAATGGCGAGGCGAGCGATAAAGAGGACGCTGCCGACGAGCCTTTGCACAAAGGCTGCCACAATTTGTTACCCGATACGGCTCCCAGTCTGAAATTAAGCAATCTAATG AAAAGCAGCTCGAGCATTTCCAGccagagcagcaacaattCGAACCTAACAACTGCAGCGCAAGCGGCGAGCAACACCCACAGAAGTGCGGGCAAAATAAGCCTACATGCAATTGTGGGACCagaatcatcatcatcatcatcatcgccagcATCGTCAGCGGTTTGGGCCAAGCAGGCTGACTTATATGGCCAGCTACCAAGTGGCGTGGGCGGTTCTGGCggagctggtggtgctggtggtgctgacGTAGCTGTTGCCCCGCCAACGCAGCGTCGTGATTTGGAAAGTTTCCGGCATTATAACGATGACGacggcgacgacgacgatcTGCG ACTCACCGCTCGCCATCAGCGTCGCCAGCAGGTGTCCCAGTCGGTCTACGCCCCTCCATTGCCCTCGATTGGATCCACACTGCTCCAGCGCTCCCGCTCCATTTCCACGGATGATCTCAGCAACGACTGGGAGCGAGAGGATCCCGCCGAACAGCCGGTGGGTGAGTGGCGCAGGGTCAGCAAACTGCGTCGCTCCTTTCAGTCGCAGGATCACTACAAGACTCCAGCATCCTCCGTCCGACCACGACCCCTCGATTTGCCGAGTAATTCGGTGAGCGTGGCCCGGCTGCGGGCGGAACTGGAGAACGGACGTCGCCTGCACACGGCCATGCGGAACAATCACGTGGATCTGGCCGCTCTGGACAACATATTGAACACGCCCTCGACCAAGTCCACTGTGGCAAAGAGGAACACCTTCCTCACCGCCGAATCCCTGCAGGAGATACGCGGCAAGCTGAAGAAGCTCTCGGACGAGAGTCTCTACAAAGAGGACTTCCTGGCCTATCACCAAAAGAAGCCAGTGGTGGTGCGTGAGATTAGCGTGGAGAAGATAGATCCCACACCGCCCACTCAATCCACGCTCTCGGCCTTTCGACCCGTCCACAATACCCACAGCTTGGAGTCACGCCAGCGGCAGAAGGACACCAGTTCCAGCGAGTGGCATCTGCGGCGCAAGTCGTACGGCTTCGAGAAGATGTCGCCGCCGGAGGATAAGAGCATCTTCCGGGTGGACGCCTCCACGGACAGTGGCCTAGGCCGTTCCGGTGAGCAACTGGGCAACTGGTCGCCCACCGAAAGGGAGCGGGAGAGGAACGAGAAGAATGCCGCTGCGGCACAACAGCAGAATGGCGTTGGCACAATTGTGCATTTTGGCCGTTCCGGGAAACCCCACATCCCGTCCTCCAGCCCCACAGAGGGGGAGCTGAGTAAACGCCATTCGATTGCCGTGGAGGAAACCTGGCGTGATGTGCGCAAAACCTCGCAGGTTCATGTGAATGGAGGCACTGCCGTTGCCAGCACCTCCTCCTcccacaccaccaccaccagcagtcACCTGGGCAAAGGTAGCGCCCAGAAGCGTGTGGAGTTCTGCAAGACGGAGGTGCACTTTGCCGCCGAATCGGGTCGCGTTAATATCGTGGAGACCGACGGCAAGCCGCCGCCAACGCAAAACTTTCGCCGACGCCGCCGctccaacaccaccaccaccaccaccaccagtggTCCGCTGCAGAGTCTGGTTAAGTCGGCCAGTGTCGTCGGCGGAGGAGGGAgctccagcaccagcagcagcagcactccGAGCAGCGAGGTGACCCACTTTGGCGACGACTCACAGCGCCGCAAGACGATAGCCACCAGCACAGTGGCCTACCGAGCCACGCTCATGGATCCGCCGGAGGTGGTTAGCCAGCCG ATTTccaatagcagcagcagcagtcaaGTGACGGTGACCACGGTGGCCAAGCCGGTGCACGAACCACGATACAGCCTGATGGAGTCCACGTCGCGGAACAGCTACACCTCCACCAGTGGTGTGGACACCACGGACAACGAGACGGACGAGCTGTCTAACATTCGGGGCATCCTGAAGAACAAGCCTGTCAAGCCGAAGCCCTATCACCTGGGCGAGAACATAGAGAGTGCCGACGTCCTTTGGAGTGTTCCAGCGATGAAGGCGGATCGGGAGAGTCCTTCGGCAAGGGATAGTG GAATCACCAGTGATTCACCCATTAGTCCCAAGTCGGTGGCCGAAAGGATTCGCATCGTGgagcagcgccagcagcagcagcaatcctCGCCAGCTGGCAATGGGTACTCGACCAAGATCAATGTGAGCCTGGGATCCGAGGATTGGGCTGCTGAGTCAG ACCTTCCCAAGTCGAATGTGATGAACATAGCGCTCCATGCTCCCCAAATCGAGAAACCTAAGGCTACACCGCCCACTCTACGAATCGGCCAACTGATCCCAGTGGCCAAGCCAAGAACCCTCTTTATTCAGCCGCAAATCCAAGCGCAGACTATCATGGACAATGCCGATGAATCCGGCAGCGAGTCCTTGAAGATTGTGAAGGAGGCACGCGGTGCCCGCAAGTTGCGTGAGCACGAACTCTCCTACTTTGGAgtgcagcagaagcagcaacagcaaacgaAGCTCTCCACAACGACCACGACCAATCCCAGAAGGACACTGCCCAGTCGCAGCAAAGTGAGCCACAATGATGAGCTGAAGGCAAACACCACGACCACGACCAAGTGGCAACTGCTCAACGATCGACCCGACCTGCTGAGGCACAGCAGTCCCCAACATAACGACAACGACTACAACcacgacgatgatgatgatctggatgaggacgaggagcaCTGTTACGAGAACATTGCCACCGAACTGACCACCACCTTCAGGGTCAAGTCACCAGTCCACTCGCCGGAGAGATCCCGATCGCCGGGCAGCTATGAGCGAAAGGCCGACCTGCAGAGGGACGCCCAGATCCTAAGCGAAATGACCCGCAACGCTGATCAGACTTTGAAG GCTCTCTCCGACGAGGCAGCCATCAAGGATCAGCGGCGCAGATCCTGTTCCCTGCAGCGGCGCAGCGCCAAACCATTGGAGACCATTGACGAGAAGGTGAAGGTGTACCCGCAATCGATGGGTGTGGCCCGCGGCACCTTCGCCTCCGAGGCGCGTCGCAACTCCAGGCAGTCGACTCCTTCGCCGACGCGGGCTCGCAGCTCGTCGCAGTCCTCCATCGAGTGCTGTCCACGTGACCGTTCGCGCTCCAGTTCGCGGGAGTCCATGACCCACGGCGGCGGCTCCTCCGACGACCAGGTGGCCACCAAGCAGCGCGCCGAGCGTCTGCGCTTGCGTACTCCGAAGAGGGAGAAGTCGCGCCACGAGCCAATCGAAGTTCGAGTCCATCGGACCAGCAGCAAGCCAAGGAGCAGTTCCAGTGCCACCGGCGCAGGATCATCTTCGCTGGAGTCCAAGCGCAGCTCCCATCACAGTCGCCACAGCCGCGAGGTGGATCAATCCGCTGAGTCGAAGACCTCGTCTTCCAGTCGCTTGATAAGATCCTCCCGGGTGGCGGATGAAAGTCGCTCCCGGCCGAGCAGCCATCGGGATCGGGAAAAGGAACGCGATCGGGAACGCTCTCGTGGCAGCGAGAAACATCGCGATGAACTCACGCGCTCCAGGG GTCACTCCAGTCGCTCTAGGCACAGTGAGCACCCGTCGTCGGGAACCCGGGAGAGCAGTCGGCCAAGTAAGACGAGATCGAGTCGCAGTAGCCATGACTCGGCAACGATACACAAAAAGTCGACCACGAGCACAACAGCCAGTTCGAAAGCATCGAAAACCACAGCGCATAAaccatctgcatctgcatcagccagcaccaccacagCACCACCCACGCACCACCACGAACTGACGTACGTATACGTAACGAATTTAGCCCCTACCGAAACCAGCGAGGAGTCACCCGGACAGCATAGTGCCGAATACGCCGCAGAGCCCGCCAAAGAGGCGGACTACGCGAGCATTGATGAGGTGGAGTCGGTGACGAAAGCACCGCAGCCACCACAGCCACCACAGCCACCGCCGCGCAGCAAACGAAAGAGATCCCTGATCCCAGTGCCAGTGAATCCGCCCGCCAGCTATGAGTACCGCACCAAGCTGCAGATGATACCGCCCAGCTACTCGAATCAGTCCACCCTGCGGTGTCGCAGTGTGGCCCGCAAGAAACCCGCCCTGAAGGCCACCCAATCGACCAGCTCCAGCTTCGCCTTTCTGCCCTACTTGCCGGCCAAGCGGAACTCCAGTGTTAGCCATGTCTACGACAACTATCTGCTCTATGCCACCAGCGAAGAGCTGGGCAAGGCGGACAAAGCGGACAAGCTGCGTCCTTACCAAAACAATCTGAGCAATGAGCATGCGCAGCTTTTTGGTGCTTCAGCGGCGGGGGCGTTGCCTCGcgaggggcgtggccggcTGGGCGGCTGGCCAAAGAGGCTGAAAATGCGGCAAGTGCGCAGCAGTGTGTCCACACACCAGCCGTTCGGCATCTGCACATGTTCATAG
- the LOC6527798 gene encoding pneumococcal serine-rich repeat protein isoform X7 yields the protein MEVATTNNHSQSHHHHNHHHHLQPTAAVGGAGGSRSPFQREVREWQRIDPNTGALFSGRLEADRWINGPLNSYGKKSSSSISSQSSNNSNLTTAAQAASNTHRSAGKISLHAIVGPESSSSSSSPASSAVWAKQADLYGQLPSGVGGSGGAGGAGGADVAVAPPTQRRDLESFRHYNDDDGDDDDLRLTARHQRRQQVSQSVYAPPLPSIGSTLLQRSRSISTDDLSNDWEREDPAEQPVGEWRRVSKLRRSFQSQDHYKTPASSVRPRPLDLPSNSVSVARLRAELENGRRLHTAMRNNHVDLAALDNILNTPSTKSTVAKRNTFLTAESLQEIRGKLKKLSDESLYKEDFLAYHQKKPVVVREISVEKIDPTPPTQSTLSAFRPVHNTHSLESRQRQKDTSSSEWHLRRKSYGFEKMSPPEDKSIFRVDASTDSGLGRSGEQLGNWSPTERERERNEKNAAAAQQQNGVGTIVHFGRSGKPHIPSSSPTEGELSKRHSIAVEETWRDVRKTSQVHVNGGTAVASTSSSHTTTTSSHLGKGSAQKRVEFCKTEVHFAAESGRVNIVETDGKPPPTQNFRRRRRSNTTTTTTTSGPLQSLVKSASVVGGGGSSSTSSSSTPSSEVTHFGDDSQRRKTIATSTVAYRATLMDPPEVVSQPISNSSSSSQVTVTTVAKPVHEPRYSLMESTSRNSYTSTSGVDTTDNETDELSNIRGILKNKPVKPKPYHLGENIESADVLWSVPAMKADRESPSARDSGITSDSPISPKSVAERIRIVEQRQQQQQSSPAGNGYSTKINVSLGSEDWAAESGTAMHHHASSKYRQLRRPSAQELLLEDLRQHQRILDEGLKSTSLIMRTMRSASEFDEAMRRLSIASIESALVQPTIVVPTPMLRSHSYQEEGSYSSSRRPSTISTTSITSSDLFGSALYDSLPRTPLAPPRLKLLGNTQIPVSQQLTQLRRLYDAAEQDQEDSADEEVKRYFRDSNSDSGGGTQASSSPDQQPTETFRGSEYSSSWSRLKAKRTIWKIEAQDQMLKRADLPKSNVMNIALHAPQIEKPKATPPTLRIGQLIPVAKPRTLFIQPQIQAQTIMDNADESGSESLKIVKEARGARKLREHELSYFGVQQKQQQQTKLSTTTTTNPRRTLPSRSKVSHNDELKANTTTTTKWQLLNDRPDLLRHSSPQHNDNDYNHDDDDDLDEDEEHCYENIATELTTTFRVKSPVHSPERSRSPGSYERKADLQRDAQILSEMTRNADQTLKALSDEAAIKDQRRRSCSLQRRSAKPLETIDEKVKVYPQSMGVARGTFASEARRNSRQSTPSPTRARSSSQSSIECCPRDRSRSSSRESMTHGGGSSDDQVATKQRAERLRLRTPKREKSRHEPIEVRVHRTSSKPRSSSSATGAGSSSLESKRSSHHSRHSREVDQSAESKTSSSSRLIRSSRVADESRSRPSSHRDREKERDRERSRGSEKHRDELTRSRGHSSRSRHSEHPSSGTRESSRPSKTRSSRSSHDSATIHKKSTTSTTASSKASKTTAHKPSASASASTTTAPPTHHHELTHGKSTLNGHQHHQHHQHQHSSSGKHQGSGHGHREQQPHHVHSLTTSTMASGRHPRDRHGKDRK from the exons ATGGAAGTGGCCACAACAAACAATCACAGTCAGAGCCATCATCATCacaatcatcatcatcatctgcaGCCGACGGCGGCTGTCGGAGGAGCGGGGGGCTCCCGGTCCCCCTTCCAGAGGGAGGTGCGTGAATGGCAACGCATCGATCCCAATACCGGAGCCCTTTTCAGCGGACGCTTGGAGGCAGACCGCTGGATAAACGGACCGCTGAACAGCTACGGCAAG AAAAGCAGCTCGAGCATTTCCAGccagagcagcaacaattCGAACCTAACAACTGCAGCGCAAGCGGCGAGCAACACCCACAGAAGTGCGGGCAAAATAAGCCTACATGCAATTGTGGGACCagaatcatcatcatcatcatcatcgccagcATCGTCAGCGGTTTGGGCCAAGCAGGCTGACTTATATGGCCAGCTACCAAGTGGCGTGGGCGGTTCTGGCggagctggtggtgctggtggtgctgacGTAGCTGTTGCCCCGCCAACGCAGCGTCGTGATTTGGAAAGTTTCCGGCATTATAACGATGACGacggcgacgacgacgatcTGCG ACTCACCGCTCGCCATCAGCGTCGCCAGCAGGTGTCCCAGTCGGTCTACGCCCCTCCATTGCCCTCGATTGGATCCACACTGCTCCAGCGCTCCCGCTCCATTTCCACGGATGATCTCAGCAACGACTGGGAGCGAGAGGATCCCGCCGAACAGCCGGTGGGTGAGTGGCGCAGGGTCAGCAAACTGCGTCGCTCCTTTCAGTCGCAGGATCACTACAAGACTCCAGCATCCTCCGTCCGACCACGACCCCTCGATTTGCCGAGTAATTCGGTGAGCGTGGCCCGGCTGCGGGCGGAACTGGAGAACGGACGTCGCCTGCACACGGCCATGCGGAACAATCACGTGGATCTGGCCGCTCTGGACAACATATTGAACACGCCCTCGACCAAGTCCACTGTGGCAAAGAGGAACACCTTCCTCACCGCCGAATCCCTGCAGGAGATACGCGGCAAGCTGAAGAAGCTCTCGGACGAGAGTCTCTACAAAGAGGACTTCCTGGCCTATCACCAAAAGAAGCCAGTGGTGGTGCGTGAGATTAGCGTGGAGAAGATAGATCCCACACCGCCCACTCAATCCACGCTCTCGGCCTTTCGACCCGTCCACAATACCCACAGCTTGGAGTCACGCCAGCGGCAGAAGGACACCAGTTCCAGCGAGTGGCATCTGCGGCGCAAGTCGTACGGCTTCGAGAAGATGTCGCCGCCGGAGGATAAGAGCATCTTCCGGGTGGACGCCTCCACGGACAGTGGCCTAGGCCGTTCCGGTGAGCAACTGGGCAACTGGTCGCCCACCGAAAGGGAGCGGGAGAGGAACGAGAAGAATGCCGCTGCGGCACAACAGCAGAATGGCGTTGGCACAATTGTGCATTTTGGCCGTTCCGGGAAACCCCACATCCCGTCCTCCAGCCCCACAGAGGGGGAGCTGAGTAAACGCCATTCGATTGCCGTGGAGGAAACCTGGCGTGATGTGCGCAAAACCTCGCAGGTTCATGTGAATGGAGGCACTGCCGTTGCCAGCACCTCCTCCTcccacaccaccaccaccagcagtcACCTGGGCAAAGGTAGCGCCCAGAAGCGTGTGGAGTTCTGCAAGACGGAGGTGCACTTTGCCGCCGAATCGGGTCGCGTTAATATCGTGGAGACCGACGGCAAGCCGCCGCCAACGCAAAACTTTCGCCGACGCCGCCGctccaacaccaccaccaccaccaccaccagtggTCCGCTGCAGAGTCTGGTTAAGTCGGCCAGTGTCGTCGGCGGAGGAGGGAgctccagcaccagcagcagcagcactccGAGCAGCGAGGTGACCCACTTTGGCGACGACTCACAGCGCCGCAAGACGATAGCCACCAGCACAGTGGCCTACCGAGCCACGCTCATGGATCCGCCGGAGGTGGTTAGCCAGCCG ATTTccaatagcagcagcagcagtcaaGTGACGGTGACCACGGTGGCCAAGCCGGTGCACGAACCACGATACAGCCTGATGGAGTCCACGTCGCGGAACAGCTACACCTCCACCAGTGGTGTGGACACCACGGACAACGAGACGGACGAGCTGTCTAACATTCGGGGCATCCTGAAGAACAAGCCTGTCAAGCCGAAGCCCTATCACCTGGGCGAGAACATAGAGAGTGCCGACGTCCTTTGGAGTGTTCCAGCGATGAAGGCGGATCGGGAGAGTCCTTCGGCAAGGGATAGTG GAATCACCAGTGATTCACCCATTAGTCCCAAGTCGGTGGCCGAAAGGATTCGCATCGTGgagcagcgccagcagcagcagcaatcctCGCCAGCTGGCAATGGGTACTCGACCAAGATCAATGTGAGCCTGGGATCCGAGGATTGGGCTGCTGAGTCAG GCACCGCAATGCATCACCATGCCAGCTCGAAATACCGCCAACTCCGACGACCCAGTGCCCAGGAGCTGTTGCTGGAGGATCTGCGCCAGCATCAGCGCATCCTGGACGAGGGCCTGAAGTCCACGTCGCTGATTATGAGGACCATGCGATCGGCCAGTGAATTCGATGAGGCCATGCGTCGCCTGAGCATAGCTTCGATTGAGTCCGCCTTGGTTCAGCCCACGATAGTGGTTCCCACGCCCATGCTGCGATCGCACAGTTACCAGGAGGAGGGCTCCTACTCCTCCTCGCGCCGTCCCTCCACCATATCCACCACCTCCATTACGAGCAGCGATCTCTTTGGCAGCGCGTTGTACGATTCCCTGCCCCGCACTCCGTTGGCTCCACCGCGTCTGAAACTCCTCGGAAACACCCAAATCCCGGTGAGCCAACAGTTGACTCAACTGCGCCGGCTCTACGATGCCGCCGAGCAGGATCAGGAAGACAGTGCCGATGAGGAGGTGAAGCGGTACTTCCGGGACAGCAACAGTGACAGTGGTGGAGGCACCCAGGCCAGTTCCTCACCGGATCAGCAGCCAACAGAGACGTTCAGGGGCAGCGAGTACTCCAGCAGCTGGAGTCGCCTCAAGGCCAAGCGAACCATCTGGAAGATCGAGGCACAGGATCAGATGCTGAAGAGAGCAG ACCTTCCCAAGTCGAATGTGATGAACATAGCGCTCCATGCTCCCCAAATCGAGAAACCTAAGGCTACACCGCCCACTCTACGAATCGGCCAACTGATCCCAGTGGCCAAGCCAAGAACCCTCTTTATTCAGCCGCAAATCCAAGCGCAGACTATCATGGACAATGCCGATGAATCCGGCAGCGAGTCCTTGAAGATTGTGAAGGAGGCACGCGGTGCCCGCAAGTTGCGTGAGCACGAACTCTCCTACTTTGGAgtgcagcagaagcagcaacagcaaacgaAGCTCTCCACAACGACCACGACCAATCCCAGAAGGACACTGCCCAGTCGCAGCAAAGTGAGCCACAATGATGAGCTGAAGGCAAACACCACGACCACGACCAAGTGGCAACTGCTCAACGATCGACCCGACCTGCTGAGGCACAGCAGTCCCCAACATAACGACAACGACTACAACcacgacgatgatgatgatctggatgaggacgaggagcaCTGTTACGAGAACATTGCCACCGAACTGACCACCACCTTCAGGGTCAAGTCACCAGTCCACTCGCCGGAGAGATCCCGATCGCCGGGCAGCTATGAGCGAAAGGCCGACCTGCAGAGGGACGCCCAGATCCTAAGCGAAATGACCCGCAACGCTGATCAGACTTTGAAG GCTCTCTCCGACGAGGCAGCCATCAAGGATCAGCGGCGCAGATCCTGTTCCCTGCAGCGGCGCAGCGCCAAACCATTGGAGACCATTGACGAGAAGGTGAAGGTGTACCCGCAATCGATGGGTGTGGCCCGCGGCACCTTCGCCTCCGAGGCGCGTCGCAACTCCAGGCAGTCGACTCCTTCGCCGACGCGGGCTCGCAGCTCGTCGCAGTCCTCCATCGAGTGCTGTCCACGTGACCGTTCGCGCTCCAGTTCGCGGGAGTCCATGACCCACGGCGGCGGCTCCTCCGACGACCAGGTGGCCACCAAGCAGCGCGCCGAGCGTCTGCGCTTGCGTACTCCGAAGAGGGAGAAGTCGCGCCACGAGCCAATCGAAGTTCGAGTCCATCGGACCAGCAGCAAGCCAAGGAGCAGTTCCAGTGCCACCGGCGCAGGATCATCTTCGCTGGAGTCCAAGCGCAGCTCCCATCACAGTCGCCACAGCCGCGAGGTGGATCAATCCGCTGAGTCGAAGACCTCGTCTTCCAGTCGCTTGATAAGATCCTCCCGGGTGGCGGATGAAAGTCGCTCCCGGCCGAGCAGCCATCGGGATCGGGAAAAGGAACGCGATCGGGAACGCTCTCGTGGCAGCGAGAAACATCGCGATGAACTCACGCGCTCCAGGG GTCACTCCAGTCGCTCTAGGCACAGTGAGCACCCGTCGTCGGGAACCCGGGAGAGCAGTCGGCCAAGTAAGACGAGATCGAGTCGCAGTAGCCATGACTCGGCAACGATACACAAAAAGTCGACCACGAGCACAACAGCCAGTTCGAAAGCATCGAAAACCACAGCGCATAAaccatctgcatctgcatcagccagcaccaccacagCACCACCCACGCACCACCACGAACTGAC